The region TTTCCTGACCCACATTCCTCGCCATCCCAAAATCTGTCACCTTGCATCTCTCTCCTTCACCAACAAGAACATTTCTCGCCGCCAAGTCGCGATGGACAATCTTAAAGAAATTGCATGTGAATATGTACTGCAAAGAGACTCCGTTATGGACAAGCATAACTCCACTGATCAAAAGAGTCTTACCTTCCAGAAATGATAAAGTATTTTAAGTGGGGCTTGTTATCGAGTGAACGTATTCATATCAATCTACAATTTAATTGACATTAGCTTGAGACCTGTAATGTGAACTCATCAGTGAACAGCGAAagaacaaaatattttaaatcacaCATGGCATTAAAATACCTCCACGGGTAGGACACAACGgatttattaaaaataaaaataataataattactattattattcttattcttattattattattatcattatcattattattatttattattattaactattattattattttattattattatcattattatcattattatcataatcatcatcatcaacattattatgattattattattattattttatttttatttttattcagttTGGAGACGTCTGAAGAAAAATCCATAAGTTAGTGATAAGTAATGGTAATAAGACTGAGTAAAGTCCAATTGTATTAATATATCTGaatgtgatttgatttgatttttgcaCGACCCTACAAGCTATctagctttaaacattatcgtgtgaaaaaaaaaaaaagttatattattcttcggtctgtaatcatatgaGTCATGACAAAATCGGAGGACCGCGCAGCTGGAGTCCTATTTGTTTATGACGAGTATGATTATACGAATTGGACAAAGCAAAGTCCTATTATCAATTAATCATTAAATTTACAATTCCctagaaaagaagaagagccaagTCATGAAAGgaagggaaaatttgcattaaaagactaAGAAAGGTGGCAAAATTGTACACATTGCACATTAATGCCGTTCTGAAGCTATTGACTCAGCTTAACAACATTGTACTTTTTAGAAAGAACTGCCCTTTTTAGCATTCCAGCTGAATAGTTGTTCTTCGCCGTTCTGCATTTTTCATGCATGGTTGCGTTTTTCACTGACGTAAGACTTGTTTTTCACTCGTCAATTAGCAACCAGCCATccattaaatttaattttgtagtCAATTTGTCCAATGCCAACTTGGCAAGTAACTTATATTCACAGCTctttaaactaaactaaactaaagttCTCTAACTCAGTATATGTCTGATTATTAACCTGGTTGTAGTTTCGTTCACATAAATTATCAATGTAATaatgaaaattgtgcaaaagtaTTTTCATGGTATTCCAAACATTTATTTCGCATTTATGCATGCTGACTTATGTGCAATCTCCCCTTGTTGAACAAACCTTTTTCCAAGACAAGTAACACATCCCATCAGCAACCTGCCACGCGAATTTTATCAGCTGTTCCGAAGTCAGATTGGTCTCCGGTTGTACATCCGGGTTGTTATAATAAGTGTCGTTTAGTCCGCGGCTCTTTCTCAGGTATCCTAAGAGGTCTCCACATGGAACATACTCGATCAAGACCATCAGTGGTTCTGTGGAAAACAAGGTTCTTGGTAGAAAGGGTGTTCATATGCATCCTAGGAGATACTGGCTTCTGTAAGTACACTCTTAAAAAAATCCCAATCCTAATGAGTTACGTTTTAGACGATGCACAATAAAAACAAAGCTACGTTGCAAGAAATCAACTGCTTGATGAACGTGACTCAGGATTCTTGagttttcttttgcttattcttTGGGCCTCTCCTgtgctctttttctttttttttgaatcCAGTTTTCATCGCTACCCCATCTCGATCCACAACAAAATAGGCTTTGTTCATCTGTTAAATgagaataaaaaaacaaaacaaaacaacaacaacaacagcaaacaaacaacaatttatGGAGATTTACCGCTGTCAGTGACGCATCCGATAAGCTTGATCACGTGAGGATGGGGCTTAAGCTCTTTCATTAGCTCCAATTCTGATAACAAATCCTTTCTATCCGATGGAGGAGCATTGACTAGATAGTAAGGAATAAAACCTGTCAACGGCTTCATTCGATATAACAAACAAAGCAGTTGGTTAGGGAGGACAAAAATAGTAGTAGAACAGATGAGTTTTCGAGTGTAGGTAGTTTTTCATTTAGCGTAAAAGTTTGGTCAGTAGGAGTTGAAAAGCTGTGTACTTATTTATTTCTAGTGTTTATATCCTCTGATCACTGTCTCAACGCAAGCCGACTTTCAAACTTTATAAAGCTAGTTTACCGCTTCAATTGTGTGCTTTTACAAGAATATAACAAGGACAAGCGGGAACCAAACCTTTCAGCATTTTTACTGCTACTGTTGTTTCCTCCTGATGTTCTTGTACGTTTTTCACTGTCGCCTGGGCAACCTGAGAAAAGGCTCCTTTACCGATGATCTTGATAACATAAACATCTTCTCGACTCACTTCCCAGCTTCTTCCAGACGGATGAAGTGGCATATAGTATCCACTTCTTGCAGCTGGAGTTGCTTCGGTCGCTGACTCCATCGTGTTTAGATCACTGTCGGTCGCTGACTCCACCGTGTGTAGATCACTGGGGGGCTCTATATTGTCTTCGACTTGCAAAGATACTGGATCCTGGTGATGATTAATCCAGAAAAGTGACAGTCATGCACTAACTAGAAACTAGAAAGCCAACTAGAAAGCTCTGCTCCTCTGGACACCGCACACCTTTATACTGTTAACATTATGGCTTAATATCattcttttacctttttgtATTATGTATAATACACATTGTGTGTGTAAATGCTATGGAAAGTGTGCATAAAGAAGAATTCAATTGAATTTAATCTTAGGTCAACTATCATTGTAACGGGTATTCCAGGGAAGGACACAGTTGGAGCAGTGGTTACCCTAAAAGTTGTTCGATATATcaaatattcacacatggctacatTGCTTTGGGGTTAAATTTAACATTCGTTTGTTTAGAAATCTTCCTTGAGACTTTTAGCACACAGAGCTGAGCGGTGAAATTTGACCacaaagcctcgtagccatgctTGAATATTGAGATGTCGAACTGGGCCTATCCTACTAGCCTCTGTGCAGTTGTAAACTTGGTTGAAGTAGATGTGTAAATACACTATATAGAGGAACAACAGGATAGCAGCCTTAAGCCTGCAGATAGAGAGTTTGGCGAGCATATGGCGAGAGTCATTGGAATCGACGCTTTGAAGACCCTTTCGAAAACATTAATAATTAATGAGCCTAACAGACTATCAAAATATTGATAAAAACGTCACATGCATGAGCTTAAACCCTTGTATGCTAATTTATTCCTTTCACATGTTAAGCCTTTGTTCGCAATCCAGAAGGACGCACGTTGTGGAAATGGTTTTGatgccgttcaaaaaactcgcaagacgtgttttatcgggtctaaaaacactcgacTACACtgattgtttttaaaaatataatgaaaCACTGATGCTAGTTTTTAAAACATAATCACACTTTCTTAATCCAGGATTCACCTTATACACATGTATTCTTCTGGCGAGATCTTATTGACAACTTACCGCAGGTCTAACATCTCCACAACTTGGACACTGACGACGGCGTATTTTCCATACAACCACAGAtagaacaataattataatgaccAGGAAGACGAATAAGTTGGAAAAAATATGCAAAACAACGTAAAAACCTGATAAAAGGAAAGCACAAAGGTACTTGTTATGAAGGTCCACAAATTTGCTACTCAGAGCAATCGGTATTTGAATAgaactctttctttctttttttgtttttgttttctggtaGTCGGTTATGCTTCCAGAAAAGGTACtagtagtaaaaaaaaaatcttttaactTTAGAAAATGGCGTAGCAGTGCAAATACTGAATTACATAATACACGTACACAAAAAAAGTCTTAAACATATGAAAGCATTAAAAGAATTCACATGTCCCTGGGCATATTGCACAATAAAAGAGTTGGATCAGTTATATAGATCAGCTTTACAGCTTGGAAGTGAAAAAGTTCTGTTCTTCTTGAAGCGTTTAAATAAGCTTGCTCTCGGAGACACTTTGTGATAGTAGATGTGCTTGCGGTCAGAATCGGAAAATACTCTTTTTGATACGTTTGCTTTCCAGATTAAAAAAACCCTAAACTTGAAACTACGCAACGAAATATTTTTTATATCTGAAGAGGGGACATTATTGCTCTTACCTTTCTGTCTTTCCAAAGAACTTGGAGTTGCTGAGGGAGAAGGAGCACGATAGTAGTTAGTCCCAGTAAAGTATTTAATGGTACTTACATTAGGTCGCTTGCATACCTCTCTTATAATGCTATCTATAAAGAATTGGTCTGTTTGTTGTCTTTGAATGGAAGATTTTGAAATGGAAAATAAAGTTACAAATGGTTAAGGCAAATGCCGATTTTAACAGTTAGACTTACCTCCACTATATGGCAATTCCTCTACCTTTGTGTTTTCTTTAGATACCAGACTCTCACCATATTTGTTTGTTGCGGTCACAACAAATTCATgcttttttgtattttccaCTTGGACAACGAACACACGGGTTATTTTCTTGTCATCAATCTCAGCATTAACAATAACTACAGGTTCCGGAAAACCTGTAGATTAAAGTATGCAAATTgaggttaaaagaaaaaaaaaggaataaaaataagcaaaactcTCCTTGGCTGAGAAGATAAAGCCGAATCTCAAAAAAAATGTTCATACCTTGACCTAAGCATCATGACGTAGCTTTCACCTCAAACGTCCCTGAGGCTAAGTTGAGTATAACCTATTCACTCCGATGACCAAATTTCCTTACTGGTGTGATTATGGAGCGATTAAGTACCTCAAACCCCAAATGAACATTTTAGTTAGCCCATTACACATGACCCACAACGCAGGAATTAAACCCTCTTGGAAGGAGAGACAAAGCTCTTTGTTCTTGTAGTAAATTGCCCGtaatatttaattaacttgGGTAAACTAATAATCAAGAGGATATGAGGAAGTTCATAAGTTTTCTAAGGCGAGTTTCTCAGGCAGATATGTTTTTCTTTAACTAGTGGAAACGTGCCTGTGGCAAAAGCCATGCAAATTATTAGCATGTTAAGAACTGGCAGACTCTGTTGTAGGCATTACATAAACGAAACTAAAAGGTAGCTATGCATAATGGAAACAGAAACACAAGGCCGCCTCACCAACCTTCCAAAGCCACAAGTTTCCCGGTATTCTATCCCCTTCGTAAACTATCTTAATGCTTGTTCTGTGACAGTCAATAGAAATCCAAACACTTAATTTTTGTCCAATATTAGCATGGCACCTTGAAAGGTTCTTGATTTACCACGTTCTCGTCTAGTTTTCTTCCGTGTCGTTCTTATTTGTAATTCGTTGGTACTGTAGTTATGTGTTGTTTAATGGTGCTTTGTTGGTATGCGGTCCACTAGAATAGAGTTAAACGCGAGAATGCTTTATAAAATCACCCCTTGTAGCCTagaaacattattttaaaaccgTGTCTCACTCAGCAGGTCTTCGTTATTTTTTCGCGAAAAGGagtgcaaaaaaataataataaataaataaaataaatcatatCGAGGAAATACCCGGAATTCAGATATTCGCTCTTACTAATAAAATGCTGAAGagcattttttctttaaaaaggcTACCATTTTCTGACCCCATAAACATTACTAAAGAGTTTCGAAAAAAGTAGCCCAATACGTAAAAACCTAAGATATAGTGCGATGTTTACTTACCTCCCAACACAACAACTTTTCGgatattattttccttttgcaCACTTTCTCCATGCTTGTTTCTGGCAGGCACCACAAACTCATAGAACTTGTTTCTATCCAATTCCAAAATGACTTGACGCCTTGATGGGTCCATGATTACTCTTACTTTGTTCCACTCTCCAACCGTAACATTACCTACAATCCGTTGGTAGACTGTGTACTGGGTGATGGGTGCTCCGTTATTTTCTGGTTCAATCCACTTCATTTTTACGCtcactttctttgttttagaggGAAGGTCTTCAATTTTCACAGCACCTGGGGCTCcttgaacatgaaacaaattgaaaaatccACAAGCATTAGTTGATAACAATTCTGCTTCCACTGAGAACAATTTTAACGTCAACATCGTGCCATTACTTAATAGATCTGGTGGTGAACTTCATCAGGTGTTAACATTTTTCGAATGCTCTATGTGGACGGCCCATCTAATATGCTTTATCAGATAACGTACCATTATTTGTTATTAACAAAAGTGGACCCTAAATTGTGAAAAGTGTTTGAGGTATAGAGAAATTTGGGAAGAAGCCGTTCAAACGGTAATGGTCCCAACAATACGCAAGAGCCAAATGAAGCCAAAAATGATCCAATAATTTGTCAATGTGATGTCCTCTACATCTCGTACAGATTGCAGAAGACATGTATCTGTCCAAGACGTGCAATTTACCCTACTGCTTTTGGTAAATTGATTGTGCATGGTATGGTTCACGATCATTATCTTTAACAGGAAGTGTTGTCAAGTATCTGTCTTACTGGGTTTTCTCGTTCGTCAACGGTATGAAGAAATAGTATGGACATGCCAGCCGTACATTTAGTAACAAGAGCTGAGGTCACAGATCTTTGACAACAACGCCAGATCAATGCCCAACGTGTGGATAATGATTGAAACTATAGTATTTGCATACCTTCATACTTAGTCGTCACTTGAATTTCCCTTGCAGTTCCTACAAACACCCTATTCATAGCAGAAACCCTCAAAGTA is a window of Montipora capricornis isolate CH-2021 chromosome 13, ASM3666992v2, whole genome shotgun sequence DNA encoding:
- the LOC138029476 gene encoding fibroblast growth factor receptor 1-like, translated to MVLRDYYFKIFMMLYFNERNFLVSCSDCRRSPTKVYRDTSCSSDVAGWYIRGHCYHSGQLKSGIAQESFKVRVEECVRLPCQTLSEVKQLDRAFKILYWAYCSSKKCHGKHIKWYWMAGMKRTGITRVDNKDKPNILSVDPSTNQSWIGQTVQITCVADGSPTPSITWTKPDGTELRKKVSTENTVDVRMNSDQDFGNYTCDASNSAGAADTRWVQLNQIKPPGSPSLTTNDDDIGASSLISKWTAPTDDGGSPITGYNLIIRHGGNVILNETSSAATSEYLVESLTRSSNYTLRVSAMNRVFVGTAREIQVTTKYEGAPGAVKIEDLPSKTKKVSVKMKWIEPENNGAPITQYTVYQRIVGNVTVGEWNKVRVIMDPSRRQVILELDRNKFYEFVVPARNKHGESVQKENNIRKVVVLGGFPEPVVIVNAEIDDKKITRVFVVQVENTKKHEFVVTATNKYGESLVSKENTKVEELPYSGATPSSLERQKGFYVVLHIFSNLFVFLVIIIIVLSVVVWKIRRRQCPSCGDVRPADPVSLQVEDNIEPPSDLHTVESATDSDLNTMESATEATPAARSGYYMPLHPSGRSWEVSREDVYVIKIIGKGAFSQVAQATVKNVQEHQEETTVAVKMLKVNAPPSDRKDLLSELELMKELKPHPHVIKLIGCVTDSEPLMVLIEYVPCGDLLGYLRKSRGLNDTYYNNPDVQPETNLTSEQLIKFAWQVADGMCYLSWKKIVHRDLAARNVLVGEGERCKVTDFGMARNVGQENIYTRKSPGRLPVKWTAYEALLYGIYTTQSDVWSYGILLYEILTVGGSPYPDTNAGLIAKKIQEGYRMPKPRHVDSKLYEIMMKCWEEHPSDRPTFEKLRRTIKDMERNHKTYVNLSQYDTRMYANVTDLTAG